The Pseudoxanthomonas sp. CF385 region TCCAGCGGCAGCGCGAACAGCAACTCGGCGTCCGCGGGCGCGGTCAGCCAGCTGTTCTCGCCCAGTTCGTATTCGAGTTGCCCGGCGCCCCAGCCCGCGCACCCCAGTGCGACGATCGCATGCGCCGGGCCGTCGCCGGCCGCCATCGCTTCGAGGATGTCGCGGGACGTCGTCAGATAGAGTCCGTCGGCCACTTCCATCGTGGATTCCCAGGCGCGGGCGCCGTCGTGCAGCACGAAGCCGCGCTCCGGATGCACCGGGCCGCCGGCGAGCACCACCTGCTCGGCCAGGCGCGGGTCCTGCGCTTCCAGGTGCATC contains the following coding sequences:
- a CDS encoding YqgE/AlgH family protein encodes the protein MQDAATPLANQLLIASPALSDPTFARSVALICQHDDEGAMGVVVNRPSEYTLGEVLRQMHLEAQDPRLAEQVVLAGGPVHPERGFVLHDGARAWESTMEVADGLYLTTSRDILEAMAAGDGPAHAIVALGCAGWGAGQLEYELGENSWLTAPADAELLFALPLERRWQAAGQRIGVDMTRLTDYSGHA